From the Spirochaetota bacterium genome, the window TTCCGGGTAATCGCCCTGGTCGAAGAGGCGGCGGCCCGACACCACCAGGGAATTCACGATATCGTAATACGGGGAGTCCGTATCGACGGTCTCCTCCTCGACGTCCTTGAGCGCGTCCTTGACCAGGTCGATGTACTTCTTCGCGAGTTCGTTGCCGGGATCCAGGCGCAGCGTTTTCTCGAAGTAGGACAGCGCATCCTTGAATTTCCTGTTGGCGTAGGCAAAAAGCCCGTTCTGGAACTCCTTGTCGATGTCCTTCAGGCGCTGGAATTTCTGCTCCTCGGCCCACTCCTTGCGCAGGCGGTCCATGTTCGCAAGGCGATCCTTCACGTCCTTGTAGCCGGGTATGAGCGAGAGCACGCTCTCGAAGTCGTCCACCGCCTGGTCGAAATTCTTCTTTTGCACGTTTTCTATGCCGCGCTGGTACAGCTGTTCCGACTGCGCGCGCTTGAGCTCGAGATTGCGGCCCTCCTCGAGGATATCGTCGATCTTCCGCATGAATCGCGCCGCGTCCTTGTTTTTTTCATCGAGCGCGATTATCTGCTCATACTCCATCCGGGCTTCCTTGTACTTCTTTTCGTTGAATAACGCGAGCCCCGCCACGAGTAATGTCTGGATCTTCTCGAATTTGAGACGGTTGTTGAGCGCCATCTCGGCGGTCCGGTAACCCTCGGCCGCCTTGAGATCCTTGGGCAGAAGTTTCAGGGCGGCCTTGTAGGCCTTTACCGCGGGTTCGAAATCCTGCTTCTTCATGTACTCCTCTGCAAGAAGCATGAAATCGTCGAACCTCTTTTTATTCTCCGCCGAAAGCCTGCGCTTCTCTTCTTCTATCCGGACCTCTTCCTGCAGTTTGCGCATGTCCTCGCGCATCGCCTGAAGATCGGGGTCGTTCGGGTCGACGCGATACGCGGAAACGAAATTCTTTATCGCCTCCTCCGAGCTGAGCTTCGCGAGCGCGAAATTCACGCCCATCTGCTCCGCCGCCCGTCGAAAATAGGCGCGCGCGCGCTGGTAACTGAGGTCTTTCTTGTGCTTCTCCTCATAGAGCATTTCGATCTTTTTCTGCGCATTCTCATTGTTCTGGTCGATATCGAGTATACGCAGCCAGTCGGCGAGCGCCTTGCTGAACTCCTTCTGTTCGTAATACATGCTCGCCCTCTGGTCGAGCTCTTCGATCGTTTCTCCACGCGCAATCCGCCCCCCCTGGAGGCCGATGACTACTGTAGTGATGAGGATAAGGGATACGGTTCTCTTTTTCATTGCGTCCATACCGCTATCGCACGGACAAAAAGCGTCTGTTTAACGTATTAATATACCCTGTTTCATGCGCGAAATCAAGCATCACCTGTCCACGGTTATAAATGTACGATTCGACATGAGCCAGCCCTGTTTTGCCCTTTTTCCCTCCGCGAATTTGATAAATACCGCGTCGCCCCTGGCGAGCTGCGACGGATGGGCGGCGCCCCTTTTAATTACGCCCGCTTCGAACGAAAGGGAACAGTGGATATAGGCATTCCCTTCGTAATCGGTTTTTACGTCGCTTTCGGACGGCTCCTCGATCGAGGTCACCATCATGTCGGTAAAGTAGAAATCCCTGTACATTTCCGCAAACACGTCGGCTCCGCGGGGATAGGCCTCGCAGCGGGAATACTCCGCATAGTTGAGATCCTGGATCGACCTGCTCCAATTCGCGAGCACCTGCTGGGGGCCGGCGAATTTCGGCTTGCCGCATCCCGGCCAGACGACGAGCGGGGCGAAAAGCAGGGTGACGAGAGCGATCCTCATGATGGTGGCAAAATGCATTTTAATAACCTTGGAATTTATTTGACATAAAACCGCGCCGCACACTATCTTTCCTGTGTATCGATAGGTTAGATGCAGTTCAATTACTATATAGAGACGGCGGAATAAAAAAAGATACTGCGACTCTCCCGTCAATCTAATTATCGTGCTCCCGGGTGAAGGTCTTTACCTCGAATACGGCATTTTGCCTACACAATAGACGGGGTGAGGGCGAGTCCGGGGAACGGTCGACAAGGGTGACATGGCCAGGAAAAATCCAACAGGACCCGCCAAATCCGACCGCCCGGCGTCACGAGGCACGTCGCGTCCGCGCAAGGAAAACCATCGGCTTGATTCCCTCATGCTGCTGCCCGAAAGCTGCGTCCTTATCGACCGCCGCGGCATAATAATCCGCGTTAACGAGGCCTTCATGCGGATGTTTTCGATCGGCGGATCGCACCTGAGCGGTGAGGACATACGGGATTTCATTTCACCAGCCGACGGGCGCACCCTGCCGGCCGCCATCGACAAGGCCGCCGGCAGGGGAAGGAAGGAACAATCGCTGGAGCTCGCGTGCATTCGCAGGGACGGAACCGGTTTTCCCGCGTCTCTAAGGCTCGTAACCGTCCAGGACGGCGATAACCGGCACCTGCTGATCCGGTTCACCGACCTGACCGGGGAGATGGAGCTTCGGGAACGCATGGATCACCTCCAGAGCCTCGCATCCATAGGCACCTTCGCTTCCGGTGTCGTACACGAGTTCAACAACGTGCTCACGGGCATCCGGGGATACGCACAGCTCGCCGCGCGCGACCTCTCGAACTCGGCCCTGCTCGAGAAGGCCTTCCGGATCATCGAAAGCGAAACCCGAAGAGGGGCGGACCTGTGCAAGAACATGGGACTCTATTCCTCCCGCACGCAGATCAACCCGGAACCGGTTTCAATCGGGGACCTGGTCGATACGGTTATCTCCCTGCAGCGCAAGTACACGGCGCAGGAAGGGATCGAGGTTATAACGGATGTGGACGACCTGCCGCGCCACATGCTCGACAGGTTCCAGATCCAACAGGTGCTCCTCAACCTGGTAATCAACGCGCGTCACGCGATAATCCCCAAGGGAGGCGGCACCATCACCATCCGGGCCCGGATGAGCCGCGGCATGATCGTGATCGAGGTGAAGGATACGGGGATAGGCATCGACAAGAACAACATATCGAGGATATTCGATCCCTTTTTTACAAGCAAGGGTCCCATAGGAATGAACCTCTACGGGTCCGAAATCAAGGGTTCGGGGCTGGGGCTGGCCGTCTCAAGCGCGATAATAAGGAAACACCAGGGTACGATACGCGTGGAGAGCATCCCCGGCGAGGGCTCTCGTTTCATCGTGAGGCTTCCCGCCGTCCCGGCGCAGGGCCACCCGCGCGAACCGGCGCCCGCCGCGACAACGGCACCTCCCATGCTACGGCACCCCCTTAACGTGCTGGTCGTGGACGACGAGATGAGCATCCGCGAGCTTCTTTTCCGCGCGCTGACCGCGCGCAACATCCGCGTGACACTCGCGCGCAACGCGGAGGAAGCGACCGTGCTGTGCAAGTCGGAGCGGTTCGACGTGGTGCTGCTCGACTACATCCTTCCCGAAAAGAACGGCGACCATCTCATTCCCGTCATCCGGGAGCACCTCCCCGATGCCAAGATCGTCATGCTGAGCGGATGGTCGTCGTCGCCGCTCAAGAAAAAGAAGATCGAGAAAGAGGTGAGCGCCTGGATCGACAAGCCCTTCGAGGTTTCCGATCTTCTCGCCACCCTGAGCGCGCTGACCGAGGAAAAAGGCCTGGAGCACTGAGGGTATTATCGGACCCCCTTCCTTTTTTCACAGAACACCTGCGCGGAAAATTTCTGAATGCGAACCCCCGGTTTCTTCCACGCGTTGCACGGCATCCCAGCCTTGGTGCACGTGTGCTCGATGAACTCGGCCGTATCCCAGTTATACTCGGTCGCCACTTGAGGAAGGAGAAGGCCCGACTGGCGTCCCGAGGACACGATGAGACCGTCACGCCCGACCTTGATGTCGCCGATATCGCTTACATCCTCAAGGGGCGACATTACGGATATCTCAATCTCCGCAAGGTCGCACTCCTGCGCACGCAGGGGCGGAAAGCGCGGATCCTGGAACGCCGACGCGCGCGCCATATCCACGACCGTGTCCGGGATATTCTTGATCCCGGTGATGTAGCCGATGCAGCCGCGGAGCCGGCCGTCTATGTGCAATGTCACGAAGGCCCCGCACCGTTCGCAGAAAACCGGGTCGCTGAACTCCTCCTCCATGTCGGGTATCGGGAGCGTTTTTGTTTCCAGGTACTGGCGTATGGCCTTGCGCGCGAGGGCGAGCAGTTTTTGCTGCTGCTGTTCGTTCAATTCTATCATGCGGCGCCTCCGGGGCTTCGTAGTTTCATTTGACCACCGCGGCCGCGAGGTAGCCCACGACCTGGTCCTTCCCGCCCGCGGTGTCGCCGGAATTGGCGTATTTCAAAATTTCAACCGCGCGTGCCCCCATGATCTTGGCGAGGGCGAGGCCAGTGAGGACCGGTCCCTCGCCGCAGGCCTGCGACTCCTCGACGCCCAGGGATTGCGCGAGCGCGTCCAGGTCAAAACCCGTGAGCCTGCTTATGAACATGCCGTCGATCTTTTTTGCGCGCTCGTACGGAAAATAGTGCGAGAGGTCCGTCGATATCACCACCGCGAATTTCCGTGTTTCGTTTTCTAAGACCGATGCGATCTCGGCGGCGATGGCCCTGCAGAGCCCCAGGTCGACCGTACCGATGATGAGCGGCACGAGGCTGAATGAAGGGAGCGTCTTCTGCAAAAACGGGAGCTGTACCTCGAGGGAATGCTCGTTGAGATGGGCCTCCTTGATGAAGCTTATATGGGGCTGCTTCTCGAGCCTGCTCCCCAATTCCTGGTCCACCGGCACGCTCCCCAGCGGCGTGTCGAACGCCCCGGACGGCCAGACCGAGGCGCCGCTGAAACGCGCCCGGTGGGACGGCGCGAGCACTATGACGAGCTCGACCCCCGAACCTTCCAGGAGCGCGTATGAGTAGGCCGCTACCGGGCCTGAGTACACATAACCCGCATGCGGCACGATAAGGGCGACAAGCTCGCCGTCCAGCCTGGCCTTGCCGGCCCCGTTGAGATATTCCTCCACGTCCCCGGCAAGGCGCTGGGGATTGGAAGGGTAGAACGATCCCGCGACTACCGGGCTTCTTCGCAACATGGGAACCTCCCCCGAGTTCAGAGTTTGCGCGCACCCATATCCGATTCGATGAGATCGAGTATCCTCACGGCAATGTCGCGCTTCGAGGCGAGCGCGAGCTCCACGCGCGCCCCCCGCCGCGTGAACACGGTCATGATGTTGGTATCGACCGAGAAACCCGCCCCGGGTTTTCCCACGTCGTTAAGGCATATCATGTCCAGGTTTTTATAGGCGAGTTTTTCCCGGGCAAAGGCCTCCGCGTCATGGGTTTCGGCGGCAAACCCCGCGGTATAGAGGCCCTCCATTTCCGGTTCCGCAGCTCTCCGCGCCACGACCGCCATGAGTATATCGGGATTTTTAACCAGATCGATGGTCAGGTGCTCGTCGTCCTTCTTGATTTTCACAGGAGATTTGGACGCGGGACGATAATCCGCGGGCGCGGCCGCCATGATGAGCACCGCCGATCCGTCAATCTCCCGCATGACGGCGTCGAGCAATTCGCCGGTCGTCTCCACTGCCACGGTTCGGTACGGCCTCCCCTCCAGGAGGGAGCGCTCAATGGGACCGTGAACGAATACGGTTTCCGCGCACCGCGGCCCGGCCGCGTCCGCGAGGGCGATACCCATTTTCCCGGACGAGGCGTTCGAAATATAGCGGACGGGATCGATCCATTCCCTGGTGGGGCCTCCCGTCACCACGACCTTTCTATTTTTCAAGGACATCGCTTGCGACCCTGTAGATGGTATCGATGTCGGCGAGTTTGCCGTAGCCAAGGTCGCCGCAGGCGACCCTGCCCTCCGCGGGCTCGACGAAGCGCACGCCCCATGCCGTCAGGCGGTCGATATTGGCCTGTACGGCGGGGTGCATCCACATGTTCGGATTCATTGCCGGCGCCATGAGCACCGGACAGGTCACGGAAAGAAAGGTCGTGCTCAGGAGATCGTCGGCGATGCCGTTCGCGAATTTACCGATAATGTTCGCCGTGGCGGGCGCCACGACCATGAGCGCAGCGTCTTCCTTGAGCTCGATATGGCCCATGGCGCGCCTGTCGTCGACGAACGTCTGCGTGTAGACGGGGTTTCCCGAAAGCGTTTCAAGCGTGAGCGGCGTCACCAGCCTGGTCGCGTTCTCCGTGAGCACGCAATGGACCGAGTGACCGGCCTTCACAAAGAGCCGCACCAGCTCGCAGGCTTTGTAGGCCGCGATAGACGACGATACACCTAGTATGATTTTTTTCATGAGCGCCTGAACATCCTCTCGATATCTTTTTTTCCCATTTTGTAAAGAAACGGCCTGCCGTGCGGGCAGCGAAGATCGTGCCTCCCCGAAAGGGCCTCGGAGGTGAGACGTTCCGCCTCGTCCATGGAGAGCGCATCCCCCGCCCTCCTGGCCGCGTGACAGGCGACCGTCTCGGCGGCGCGACCCTCGATGTCCGCCTCCGTCCCGTTCTTCAAGGCCTCCACCAGGTCTCTGAAAAAGGTATCCATATCCGCTCTTCCCAGCGCAGCGGGCACGCCCCTCACCACCACAGAGTGGTCCGGGAACGGGTCTATGTCAAATCCAATTTCGCCCAGCCGCTCCCGGTGCTCGATGACCGAATCATATTCCTCAATTGAGAGCGCCAGGACGTGCGGAAAAATGAGCTCCTGCGTGACCTCCTCTTCCGTGCGGCTCATGATGCGGTCGTAGATGATGCGCTCGTGCGCCGCGTGGAAATCCATGACATGGAGCGCCCCCTCGCTCTCGAACACGATGTAACTCGCGAACGCGACGCCCAGCACCCTGAACCCGTCCCGGGCTGCCGCGTCATGCACGCCCGGATTTCCCTCGCGCACGAAAAGGCCGGGCGCAACGTGCAGCGGATCGATCGGGGGAACCAGGAGCGCATCCGCCCCCGCGGGCGACGGGTATACCTGGAACGATTCCTGCCCGGCCGCGCGTTCACCGGTTCCGTGCGCATCTTCCGCGTCGTACGATGAAGGGGGGCGCGGTATCTGGGCGTCGGGCCCGGCGGCCTGCCTGAACGCCCTGCCCGTGAGCCGATGCGCGGTCCGGTCGAGCGCCTTCCGGCACAGTCCCTGGATGAGCGAGTCGATGTAGCGCTGGTCGAAAAATTTGATCTCGCGCTTGGCCGGATGAATATTGACGTCGATAAGCCCGGGGTCCACGTCGAGAAAAAGTATCGCTGCCGGGTGCCGCCCCCGGGGGGCGATTGCCTCGTATCCCCGCGACAGGAGAAAACCCATGTATCGGTACTCGACCAGGCGGTCGTTCACGAACAGCACCTGCATCGAGCGCGACGACTTGAGGAAGTCCGGCGCGGACAGGAACCCGTGTATCGACGCCCTGATGTCGCTCAGCCTTTCGTGGTAGAGGCTCCCGGTGACGCCCTTGCCGTATATTTGTTCGATCCTCTCTCCCACGCTCCCCGAGACCTCGAGCGCAAGCTCGCGCTTCCCGTCGCTCACCAGGGTGAAACGCACCGACGGGTGCGCCAGCGCGATCTTCAGGAACACGCTCTTGATATTTTTTATTTCTGCGGCCCGCCCCTTCAGGAATTTTTTTCGCGCGGGCGTATTATAGAAGAGGTTCTCGACTATCACCATCGTGCCGCGGGGACCTGCGTAGTCGCCCATGTCTATGGAACCTTCCCGGCAGAGCAGGCGCCCTCCCAGGGGCGCGTCCCCGGTGCGGGACAGGATGGTGAGTCTCGATATGGCCGATATGCTGGAGAGGGCCTCCCCCCTGAAACCGAAGGTTTGGATCGTTTCGATATCGCCGGCGGTGCGTATCTTGCTCGTGGCGTGCTCCATGACCGAGAGGGGAATATCGTCGCGCACGATTCCTTCGCCGTTGTCCCTGACGGCGATTTTTTTGAGCCCGGCCTCCGCGATCTCGACCTCGATCTCCCCGGCATGCGCGTCCAGGGCATTTTCCAAAAGCTCTTTCACTACGGAAAACGGGCCTTCCACCACCTCGCCCGCGGCGATGGTGCGCTTCACATGGTCGGGGAGTAATTCTATCCTGTTCACGAGTAAACTCCGGTTCGGGGCGGATGTCGGCCGGAATGAACCCCCGGCCTGAAAGCGCGCGTTACGAAAGTACCTGTTCTACCAGCGCGGGGAGGGTGGTCCCCGCCATGCCCTGGATGAAGACATCGGTGATGGAATTCGTGAGTCCCGTCGATTCGAGATTTATCTCGATGACCTTGGCGCCGCGCTGCTTGGCCGAGAAGGGAATGCTGCTCGCGGGATATACCACCGCGGAGGTTCCGATCACGAGGACGACATCGGCGGCGCGCGACTGCGTTTCGGAGTCGCGGAGGGCCTGGGCGGGGATCATTTCCCCGAAGAACACGACGCTCGGCTTAAGCACCTTTCCACAGGAATGACAGCGGGGCGGATTTCCGTTCAGGGTGAATTCATCCGCACTATAGCTGGCCCCGCACCAGATGCAGTCAAGGAGATGGGCGTTCCCGTGGAATTCAATAACGTTGCGGCTCCCTGCGGACTGGTGGAGGTTGTCGATATTCTGGGTTATGATCGATTTCAATAAATTGTTCCGCTCGAGCGTCGCGAGCGCGACATGGGCGGGGTTGGGCCTGGCCCCCGAGGTGAGCGCCATGAGCTCGTAAAGCATCCGCCATATCTTGTCGGGATCCCTGCGAAAATTATCGATATGCGCGTATTCCATGGGATCGTACTTCTGCCACAGGCCGCAGGCGCCCCTGAAATCCGGAATCCCGCTCTCGACGGAAATTCCCGCGCCGGTGAGCGCGATGCAGTGCCGGGAATGCTTGATTATTTCCGCGGCCTGCTGATAGGACTGATCCATGGGGCTTCTCCTTTTCTGTACAACCACACTACATATGTTAACTTATTCGTTTTCGGGCGTCAAGAGAAAAATGCTCATCGCCGGTTCGCGCAATCCTTGACCCCGCATCCCTCGCACCTGCACGCGTCACGCGAGCGAATCTCCCTCCTGATCTTGTAAAAAACGAAAAATCCGGCCGCAACGCACGCTATGATAACTCCCGCTTCCTGCATTGTAGTTCTCCCCGTTGCCGTCCCGGCGTCCTTTCCCGGCTTCCGCATCGCGATCATCACCGGACATCGCAGGCGGAAGCCTGCGTGATGAATATAACCCGCCCCGTGAAAATTATCAAGCGCGGGCTTTGGCGCCGATATTTTCCGTTTCCTGAAAAATTTTTCGGTTTTCCCGCCTGCCGATCGTATGAAGAGTAACAACATTCACACAAGGAGAGAGCGAGATGCAAAATTACACTACGGCCACCATCGAGGGCTATGTAACCCACGATCCGGTGCTGCGTACCACCAAGACCGGGAAGAACATCTGCCTGTTCTCGGTGGCGATCAACCATTTTTCCAACCCGGATTCTTCTCCCCGCGTATCGTTCATCGATATCGAGACATGGGAAAAGACCGCCGACCTGTGTGCCAAGAGCGTCGCCAAGGGCAAGCACATCCTGGTCGCGGGAAGCCTCCGGCAGGACAGGTGGGAGGGAAAGGACGGAAAGACGCAATCGAAGCTGAAGCTCGTGGGCACCCAGGTGCGCTTCCTGGATCCGTCCAGGGAGGGCAAACCAGCCGTACAGGAGGCAGCCCAGCCGCGCTGAGTCTTCCGAAGGGCGGCATGCGCACTGCATGCCGCCCTCCTCCCTTCAGTTGACTTGTTGCTTTTCTCTCATTGTCATTTCGAACCCGGCCTTTTCGGGTGAGAAATCTTAGCCCCCGTATACGCTTTAAGATTTCTCCCTGCGGTCGAAATGACAGTTTTACAACAACTCTAGACTCTAGTATTGTCCCGTAACCCGCATGCGGCATAAGGCTTTAATACTCATATGGCGCCGATTCACCGCCGCCCGACGATATTCTTACCCATCAGGAAAACCCCTTTCCGGAACTTTTTTTGGACTTGCGAAAATAATATGATATATTCTGCGATTACGAGGATATCCGATGCGCGATTTTTCCGGCGATAAGATTAACCGCACCACGAGGTTCGCGTCCCCCGAGCGTAGCGGCAACGACGCCATCAGGGCCGAGCATGAGCTCGTGCGCTCCCTTGAGCGATTCGAACAAATCTTCAATTCCATTTCAGCCGTAGCCGCGGTCATCAACGAAAACCGGCAGATAATCTACGCCAACCGTGAATTCCTGAAAATGCTCGGCACCGACGATCTCAGCAGTGTCCTGGGAAAACGGCCCGGCGAAACCCTCCAGTGCATCCACGCGGAAACCGGGGAGTACGGCTGCGGTACCGCGGAATCGTGCCGCGTGTGCGGCGCGGTGCACGCGGTCCTCGAATGCCGGGAGTCCGGCGCGCCGGTCGTTCGCGAGGCACGGATAAGCGCGATCACCGACGGGAGGCCCGTCTCCCTGGATATGCTCGTAACCGCGACGCCGTTCCCGTTCGACGGGAGGCGCTTTATCGCCGTAACCTTCCGGGACATAGGACCGCAGAAGCACCGGGAGAAGCTCGAGCACATCTTCTTCCACGACATCCTCAATACGGTGGCCACGCTTAAATCCGCGCTCAATCTTGTCACGCTGCACGAGGACGGGGCGAAGAAATCGGAATTCATTTCCATGGCACACAAAATCTGCGAATCGCTGCTCGATGAAATAGAATCGCAGCACAAGCTCATCGATGCGGAAAATAACGCCCTGCGGGTCCAGCCGAGGGCGTTCGGTTCCATCGAGATACTTCGCGAGGTCGCGGGGAGATACGACCTGAACGCGGGCTACTCCGAAAAAGAAATTATTCTCGATGACGGGTCCCGTGACGAGATGATATTCGGCGACCCGGTCCTCGTGCGAAGGATTCTCATCAACATGCTCAAGAACGCGCTCGAGGCGACGCCGGCAGGCGGCGCGGTTACAATGGGATGTCGCGCGATGAATGAAACCGTCCGCTTCCATGTGCACAACGCCGGGGTCATTCCGCGGGACGCGCAGCTCCAGGTTTTCCAGCGCTCCTTTTCGACAAAGGGCAGCAACCGGGGGTTCGGGACCTACAGCATGAGGCTGCTCGCGGAACACTACTTGAAGGGGAAGGTTTATTTCGAATCCTCGGAATCGGGCGGAACGACTTTTTTCCTGGAGATACCGGTTGATTTCCCGGCGTTTGCCGAGGGACCGGGCGAAAGCGCGGACGGGGGCGCCGATACGCGTCTTCCCGGCTAACCCAGCACCTCTTTCACAATCCCCGCAAGAACCTCTGGCCTGTCGCTCACAATGGCGTCCACGCCGGACTTGAGGAGCCTTCTCATATCTTTCTCCTCGTTCACGGTCCACACGTGCACCCGCAGCCCCTTCCTGTGTGACACGTCGATAAACGCGTCGCTGGCGATATTTGAAGGCCCCAGGAATTCGGGAACCTGCAGCGCGTCGCCGGCGAACCTGTTTTTCATGAACAGGAGCCCGGCCCTGAAAAGAAAATAATACCAGAGGGCCTCCCCGAGGGAGAACGAAGTGGCCATTCCGGGAATGGCCTTGCGCACGGCCCGGAGATTGGGCGTGTATTCGGAAGCCGTGAGCACCCGGTCCGCCGCCCCGCAGCGCCCGATGATCGCGGCATAGTGCTTCACCTGCGCAGCGTTTTTCGTTTTAAGGTCGATATTGAATCGCGTGTCGGGAAAGCTGGTGAGCATCTCCTCGAGCGTCATAAAGGTGATGCCCTTTCCCCTCCAGGGGAAGGTCGTTCCGCCGTCAGGGCTGAAGCGGTAGGCCGCGTCGAGCTTCTTCAATTCTTCAACGGTGCGCTCCGCGATGGGTCCGCCGCCGTCCGATACGCGTTCGAGCTCCCCGTCGTGCGCGATCACGAAATTGCGGTCCTTCGTGAAATG encodes:
- a CDS encoding hybrid sensor histidine kinase/response regulator — encoded protein: MARKNPTGPAKSDRPASRGTSRPRKENHRLDSLMLLPESCVLIDRRGIIIRVNEAFMRMFSIGGSHLSGEDIRDFISPADGRTLPAAIDKAAGRGRKEQSLELACIRRDGTGFPASLRLVTVQDGDNRHLLIRFTDLTGEMELRERMDHLQSLASIGTFASGVVHEFNNVLTGIRGYAQLAARDLSNSALLEKAFRIIESETRRGADLCKNMGLYSSRTQINPEPVSIGDLVDTVISLQRKYTAQEGIEVITDVDDLPRHMLDRFQIQQVLLNLVINARHAIIPKGGGTITIRARMSRGMIVIEVKDTGIGIDKNNISRIFDPFFTSKGPIGMNLYGSEIKGSGLGLAVSSAIIRKHQGTIRVESIPGEGSRFIVRLPAVPAQGHPREPAPAATTAPPMLRHPLNVLVVDDEMSIRELLFRALTARNIRVTLARNAEEATVLCKSERFDVVLLDYILPEKNGDHLIPVIREHLPDAKIVMLSGWSSSPLKKKKIEKEVSAWIDKPFEVSDLLATLSALTEEKGLEH
- the amrA gene encoding AmmeMemoRadiSam system protein A, with amino-acid sequence MIELNEQQQQKLLALARKAIRQYLETKTLPIPDMEEEFSDPVFCERCGAFVTLHIDGRLRGCIGYITGIKNIPDTVVDMARASAFQDPRFPPLRAQECDLAEIEISVMSPLEDVSDIGDIKVGRDGLIVSSGRQSGLLLPQVATEYNWDTAEFIEHTCTKAGMPCNAWKKPGVRIQKFSAQVFCEKRKGVR
- the amrB gene encoding AmmeMemoRadiSam system protein B, with protein sequence MLRRSPVVAGSFYPSNPQRLAGDVEEYLNGAGKARLDGELVALIVPHAGYVYSGPVAAYSYALLEGSGVELVIVLAPSHRARFSGASVWPSGAFDTPLGSVPVDQELGSRLEKQPHISFIKEAHLNEHSLEVQLPFLQKTLPSFSLVPLIIGTVDLGLCRAIAAEIASVLENETRKFAVVISTDLSHYFPYERAKKIDGMFISRLTGFDLDALAQSLGVEESQACGEGPVLTGLALAKIMGARAVEILKYANSGDTAGGKDQVVGYLAAAVVK
- a CDS encoding phosphopantothenoylcysteine decarboxylase, which encodes MSLKNRKVVVTGGPTREWIDPVRYISNASSGKMGIALADAAGPRCAETVFVHGPIERSLLEGRPYRTVAVETTGELLDAVMREIDGSAVLIMAAAPADYRPASKSPVKIKKDDEHLTIDLVKNPDILMAVVARRAAEPEMEGLYTAGFAAETHDAEAFAREKLAYKNLDMICLNDVGKPGAGFSVDTNIMTVFTRRGARVELALASKRDIAVRILDLIESDMGARKL
- a CDS encoding phosphopantothenoylcysteine decarboxylase translates to MKKIILGVSSSIAAYKACELVRLFVKAGHSVHCVLTENATRLVTPLTLETLSGNPVYTQTFVDDRRAMGHIELKEDAALMVVAPATANIIGKFANGIADDLLSTTFLSVTCPVLMAPAMNPNMWMHPAVQANIDRLTAWGVRFVEPAEGRVACGDLGYGKLADIDTIYRVASDVLEK
- the mutL gene encoding DNA mismatch repair endonuclease MutL, which translates into the protein MNRIELLPDHVKRTIAAGEVVEGPFSVVKELLENALDAHAGEIEVEIAEAGLKKIAVRDNGEGIVRDDIPLSVMEHATSKIRTAGDIETIQTFGFRGEALSSISAISRLTILSRTGDAPLGGRLLCREGSIDMGDYAGPRGTMVIVENLFYNTPARKKFLKGRAAEIKNIKSVFLKIALAHPSVRFTLVSDGKRELALEVSGSVGERIEQIYGKGVTGSLYHERLSDIRASIHGFLSAPDFLKSSRSMQVLFVNDRLVEYRYMGFLLSRGYEAIAPRGRHPAAILFLDVDPGLIDVNIHPAKREIKFFDQRYIDSLIQGLCRKALDRTAHRLTGRAFRQAAGPDAQIPRPPSSYDAEDAHGTGERAAGQESFQVYPSPAGADALLVPPIDPLHVAPGLFVREGNPGVHDAAARDGFRVLGVAFASYIVFESEGALHVMDFHAAHERIIYDRIMSRTEEEVTQELIFPHVLALSIEEYDSVIEHRERLGEIGFDIDPFPDHSVVVRGVPAALGRADMDTFFRDLVEALKNGTEADIEGRAAETVACHAARRAGDALSMDEAERLTSEALSGRHDLRCPHGRPFLYKMGKKDIERMFRRS
- a CDS encoding NAD-dependent deacylase produces the protein MDQSYQQAAEIIKHSRHCIALTGAGISVESGIPDFRGACGLWQKYDPMEYAHIDNFRRDPDKIWRMLYELMALTSGARPNPAHVALATLERNNLLKSIITQNIDNLHQSAGSRNVIEFHGNAHLLDCIWCGASYSADEFTLNGNPPRCHSCGKVLKPSVVFFGEMIPAQALRDSETQSRAADVVLVIGTSAVVYPASSIPFSAKQRGAKVIEINLESTGLTNSITDVFIQGMAGTTLPALVEQVLS
- a CDS encoding single-stranded DNA-binding protein, which produces MQNYTTATIEGYVTHDPVLRTTKTGKNICLFSVAINHFSNPDSSPRVSFIDIETWEKTADLCAKSVAKGKHILVAGSLRQDRWEGKDGKTQSKLKLVGTQVRFLDPSREGKPAVQEAAQPR
- a CDS encoding PAS domain-containing protein — translated: MRDFSGDKINRTTRFASPERSGNDAIRAEHELVRSLERFEQIFNSISAVAAVINENRQIIYANREFLKMLGTDDLSSVLGKRPGETLQCIHAETGEYGCGTAESCRVCGAVHAVLECRESGAPVVREARISAITDGRPVSLDMLVTATPFPFDGRRFIAVTFRDIGPQKHREKLEHIFFHDILNTVATLKSALNLVTLHEDGAKKSEFISMAHKICESLLDEIESQHKLIDAENNALRVQPRAFGSIEILREVAGRYDLNAGYSEKEIILDDGSRDEMIFGDPVLVRRILINMLKNALEATPAGGAVTMGCRAMNETVRFHVHNAGVIPRDAQLQVFQRSFSTKGSNRGFGTYSMRLLAEHYLKGKVYFESSESGGTTFFLEIPVDFPAFAEGPGESADGGADTRLPG
- a CDS encoding glycerophosphodiester phosphodiesterase; this encodes MDRHFFIPEPRVIAHRGASGAYPENTELSFRKAIESGADVIETDIHFTKDRNFVIAHDGELERVSDGGGPIAERTVEELKKLDAAYRFSPDGGTTFPWRGKGITFMTLEEMLTSFPDTRFNIDLKTKNAAQVKHYAAIIGRCGAADRVLTASEYTPNLRAVRKAIPGMATSFSLGEALWYYFLFRAGLLFMKNRFAGDALQVPEFLGPSNIASDAFIDVSHRKGLRVHVWTVNEEKDMRRLLKSGVDAIVSDRPEVLAGIVKEVLG